In Pedobacter heparinus DSM 2366, the following are encoded in one genomic region:
- a CDS encoding MFS transporter, translating into MSLPKQIAGHYKESFSGLSRETWILSIVMLINRSGYMAVPFMGLYVTQSLHRLPSDAGLIITLFGIGSILGSAVGGKLTDVIGFRPVQIIAAIVSGIFFLFFASVTHFQTLCVLALVISFFSEAFRPANFAAIAAYAKKGLETRSYSLNRLATNIGWAFGVSMGGMIASYNYRLLFYIDGAVSIFAGLCILFFLPRIRNYSKTIKEKVKGVVVRKPWQDTVFVKFILLTTVFILGFFLVFRVVPVFFKEIWKIDEFMIGLILGLNGVIIALFEMVMIHKIEHKKSPMFFIVIGVLLIAASFLLLMLPFGNPVFLGALCLILFTLGEMFTLPFVNTFVMSRANEFNRGLYAAGYMLSWSVAQVVGPTAGFYIAEQYGYNTLWIGLSTLMLLTAYFYKRLKTV; encoded by the coding sequence ATGTCGCTGCCCAAACAAATTGCTGGCCATTATAAAGAATCATTTTCAGGTTTAAGCAGGGAAACCTGGATCCTAAGCATAGTGATGCTTATTAACCGTAGCGGTTATATGGCCGTTCCATTTATGGGTCTGTATGTGACGCAGTCGCTGCACCGCCTGCCTTCAGATGCAGGATTGATCATTACGCTTTTTGGTATTGGCTCTATATTGGGCTCGGCCGTTGGCGGCAAGCTTACAGACGTCATTGGGTTCAGACCTGTACAAATTATTGCGGCCATAGTAAGTGGTATTTTCTTTTTATTTTTTGCCAGTGTTACCCATTTTCAAACACTATGTGTACTGGCTTTGGTCATCAGCTTTTTTTCAGAGGCCTTTCGGCCTGCTAATTTTGCTGCTATCGCAGCTTATGCAAAAAAAGGGCTCGAAACTCGTTCCTATTCCTTAAACCGTCTGGCAACCAATATAGGCTGGGCTTTTGGGGTTAGTATGGGTGGTATGATTGCTTCTTATAACTACAGACTCCTATTTTATATAGATGGGGCAGTTAGTATTTTTGCCGGCCTGTGTATCCTCTTTTTCTTGCCCAGAATCCGAAACTACAGCAAAACCATAAAAGAAAAAGTAAAAGGTGTTGTGGTCAGAAAACCATGGCAGGATACTGTTTTCGTTAAATTCATTCTTCTTACCACCGTTTTTATTTTAGGTTTCTTCCTGGTTTTCCGTGTTGTTCCTGTATTTTTTAAAGAAATCTGGAAAATCGATGAATTTATGATCGGATTAATCCTTGGTCTTAATGGTGTAATCATTGCGCTATTTGAAATGGTAATGATCCATAAAATTGAGCATAAAAAATCGCCCATGTTCTTTATCGTTATTGGTGTTTTACTTATCGCTGCTTCGTTCCTGCTGCTGATGCTGCCTTTTGGCAATCCGGTATTTCTGGGTGCATTATGCCTTATTTTATTTACACTGGGCGAAATGTTTACACTCCCATTTGTAAATACATTTGTAATGAGCAGAGCAAATGAGTTTAACAGGGGGTTATATGCTGCAGGCTACATGTTAAGCTGGTCTGTAGCCCAGGTAGTTGGTCCTACCGCAGGTTTTTACATTGCAGAGCAGTATGGTTACAACACTTTGTGGATTGGATTGTCTACCTTGATGTTGCTGACTGCTTATTTTTATAAACGCCTTAAAACAGTCTAA
- a CDS encoding OmpA/MotB family protein encodes MKFSMLTTALALAILFQGCVSNKKYSELQSKYDELQQRSRELNQKYQGSQQDLSGSSSRVKSLEEQIAAEQKNAAALQAALNKCLTSSNQGNVNISKLVDEINSSNKYIQHLVNTKNKSDSLNMVLTNNLTRSLSREELRDVDVQVLKGVVYISLSDNMLYKSGSYEILPKAGETLSKIAKIIKDYRDYDVLIEGNTDNVPISMVNIRNNWDLSALRASSVVQALQNTYGVDPKRLTAGGRGEYNPLAANDTEAGKAKNRRTQIIITPKLDQFMDLIGKAPDTAKE; translated from the coding sequence ATGAAATTTTCAATGTTAACAACTGCATTGGCCCTGGCCATTTTATTTCAGGGCTGTGTAAGTAATAAAAAATACAGCGAGCTGCAATCAAAATATGATGAGCTGCAGCAGCGAAGCCGGGAGCTAAACCAAAAATACCAGGGCAGTCAGCAGGATCTTTCCGGATCTTCATCGCGGGTTAAGAGCCTTGAAGAACAGATTGCTGCCGAACAGAAAAATGCAGCAGCTCTGCAGGCGGCGTTAAATAAGTGCTTAACCTCATCAAACCAGGGGAATGTAAACATTTCAAAATTGGTGGATGAGATCAATTCTTCCAATAAATATATCCAGCACTTGGTAAATACCAAGAACAAAAGCGACTCGCTGAATATGGTGCTGACCAATAACCTTACCCGTTCTTTAAGCCGGGAGGAGTTGAGGGATGTAGACGTTCAGGTGCTCAAGGGTGTGGTATATATCTCACTTTCCGACAATATGCTTTACAAATCGGGTAGTTACGAGATTTTACCTAAAGCAGGGGAAACCTTAAGTAAAATTGCCAAGATTATTAAAGATTACCGAGATTACGATGTGCTGATAGAGGGTAATACAGATAATGTACCCATCTCTATGGTAAATATCCGTAACAACTGGGATTTAAGTGCGTTAAGGGCATCTTCTGTTGTGCAGGCGCTGCAAAATACTTATGGAGTTGATCCGAAACGGTTAACCGCAGGTGGAAGGGGGGAATACAATCCGCTGGCAGCCAATGATACAGAGGCTGGTAAGGCAAAGAACAGGCGTACCCAGATTATCATTACGCCAAAACTTGACCAGTTTATGGATTTGATAGGAAAAGCTCCGGATACAGCTAAAGAATAA
- a CDS encoding BON domain-containing protein yields MKNLMNKLMMAVMVIAIAGTAFTSCKSKPKDADVKAAIETAIQAKPDASGTTVAVDNGVATLSGEVTNEAAKEDLGKTAATIMGVKSVVNNLTVRPAAPVAIAMDDPLTAAVKDATKDFPTVNATVSAGVITLKGEIQKASLQKLMMALQALKPKKVDNTQLVIK; encoded by the coding sequence ATGAAAAACTTAATGAACAAATTAATGATGGCCGTAATGGTAATCGCCATTGCGGGTACAGCCTTTACCAGCTGCAAAAGCAAACCAAAAGATGCAGATGTTAAGGCCGCTATTGAAACTGCAATACAGGCAAAACCAGATGCTTCAGGTACTACAGTGGCCGTTGATAATGGCGTGGCTACGCTTAGCGGAGAAGTGACAAATGAGGCCGCAAAAGAAGATCTTGGCAAGACTGCGGCCACCATTATGGGCGTAAAATCAGTGGTAAACAATCTTACTGTAAGACCTGCAGCTCCTGTAGCGATTGCCATGGACGATCCACTTACTGCAGCTGTTAAAGATGCGACCAAAGATTTCCCAACTGTTAACGCAACGGTATCAGCAGGTGTAATTACCCTAAAAGGAGAAATCCAGAAAGCCAGTCTCCAGAAACTTATGATGGCACTGCAGGCCTTAAAACCTAAAAAAGTAGACAATACCCAACTGGTTATCAAATAA
- a CDS encoding SH3 domain-containing protein, with amino-acid sequence MALQDKYKELIDTATTAGVSNLNVREQDGVLYIDGATSGTVKQQLWDTYERLDPNYASGDLVMNINSVAGVTEGSKLKVTTNSSNLNIRKGPSTNDDIVGKAARNEVVTLVSKANDQWWQIKTDQGEEGYSYTQYLTPLG; translated from the coding sequence ATGGCTTTACAAGATAAATATAAAGAACTGATAGACACCGCCACAACTGCCGGTGTCAGCAACTTAAATGTACGTGAACAGGATGGGGTACTCTATATTGATGGAGCAACCAGCGGTACTGTAAAACAACAGCTATGGGATACTTATGAACGCCTGGATCCAAATTATGCATCTGGCGACCTGGTTATGAACATCAACAGCGTTGCCGGGGTAACAGAAGGTAGCAAATTAAAGGTAACCACCAACAGCTCTAATTTAAACATCCGCAAAGGACCAAGTACAAACGATGATATTGTTGGGAAGGCAGCCAGAAATGAAGTTGTAACACTTGTAAGTAAGGCTAACGACCAATGGTGGCAAATTAAAACCGACCAGGGCGAAGAAGGCTATTCCTATACACAGTATTTAACTCCGTTGGGATAG
- a CDS encoding acyl-CoA desaturase, giving the protein MIILLFFLLHWFLSLFSQTFFLHRYASHKMFKMNTFWEKFFYIITFLSQGSSFLNPRAYAILHRMHHAFSDTEKDPHSPHFVKDVWGMMIQTKNIYLNYSKYNVEPEEQFRDKYPSWPLIDKIGDSWITRIIFISFYIWFYVVFATSWWMFLLLPIHFLMGPIHGAIVNWCGHKYGYSNHDNDDHSKNSLPFDFLMLGELFQNNHHKKPNSPNFASRWFEFDPTYPVMKLMHWMRIIKIRKTDH; this is encoded by the coding sequence ATGATAATTTTATTATTTTTTCTCTTACACTGGTTTCTTTCCCTCTTTTCCCAAACCTTTTTTCTGCATCGGTATGCTTCGCATAAGATGTTTAAAATGAATACTTTTTGGGAGAAGTTTTTTTATATCATCACTTTTTTATCACAGGGCTCTTCTTTTTTGAATCCACGTGCTTATGCCATTCTACACCGGATGCATCACGCGTTCAGTGATACAGAAAAAGACCCTCACTCCCCTCATTTTGTAAAAGATGTTTGGGGAATGATGATTCAGACCAAGAACATTTACCTCAATTATTCGAAGTACAATGTGGAGCCTGAAGAACAGTTCAGGGATAAATATCCATCCTGGCCATTGATTGATAAGATAGGTGATTCCTGGATTACAAGGATCATTTTTATCAGTTTTTATATATGGTTCTATGTTGTTTTTGCTACTTCATGGTGGATGTTTTTACTGCTTCCTATCCATTTTTTAATGGGCCCGATACATGGTGCTATTGTAAACTGGTGCGGACATAAATATGGTTATTCCAATCATGACAATGATGATCATAGTAAAAATTCACTGCCATTTGACTTTTTGATGCTTGGAGAGTTGTTTCAGAACAATCACCATAAAAAACCAAACAGCCCTAATTTTGCTTCACGCTGGTTTGAATTTGACCCTACTTATCCTGTTATGAAACTGATGCACTGGATGCGGATCATAAAAATCAGAAAAACAGACCATTAG
- a CDS encoding phosphomannose isomerase, with protein sequence MSDQKKEIFDSVAQRLKIEGFNVVNRDETRPWGGFFVIDEEQAQQFANVYFDKLNVDDLKISGKLSPKILIVAPNTRLSWQYHHRRAEIWRVVNGTVGVSTSDTDEQGPVQQLAPGQTIKLKQGERHRLIGLDDWGIVSEIWQHTDPENPSDENDIVRVQDDFGR encoded by the coding sequence ATGTCAGATCAGAAAAAAGAAATATTCGACAGTGTAGCACAGCGTTTAAAAATTGAGGGTTTTAATGTGGTTAACCGCGATGAGACCCGTCCCTGGGGTGGTTTTTTTGTAATCGATGAAGAACAGGCACAACAGTTTGCCAATGTATATTTTGACAAGCTAAATGTTGACGATTTAAAAATTTCAGGTAAACTGAGCCCTAAAATATTAATTGTTGCCCCAAATACCAGGCTTTCGTGGCAGTACCATCACCGTCGTGCAGAAATCTGGAGGGTGGTGAACGGAACTGTAGGGGTAAGTACCAGCGATACAGATGAGCAGGGCCCCGTGCAGCAACTTGCACCAGGACAAACCATTAAATTAAAACAAGGAGAACGTCATCGTTTAATTGGGTTGGACGATTGGGGTATCGTTTCGGAAATATGGCAGCATACTGACCCTGAAAACCCCTCGGACGAAAATGATATTGTAAGGGTTCAGGATGATTTTGGCAGGTAA
- a CDS encoding carboxypeptidase-like regulatory domain-containing protein yields the protein MKRKLFLLFGLCCISAIALAQVKGTVADEMQLPLPGVTVTVKNTKTVTTTDPNGKFSINAPSTATLVFSYIRLYTTRKTSEWQHFTCCIDQR from the coding sequence ATGAAAAGAAAACTATTCTTACTATTTGGACTTTGCTGTATTTCTGCAATTGCGCTGGCCCAGGTTAAAGGCACCGTTGCAGATGAGATGCAGCTGCCATTACCGGGTGTTACAGTAACCGTAAAAAACACCAAAACCGTTACGACAACTGATCCAAACGGTAAATTTTCTATTAACGCACCCTCCACCGCAACACTGGTATTTTCTTATATTCGGTTATATACAACAAGAAAAACAAGTGAATGGCAGCACTTTACATGTTGTATTGATCAGCGATAG
- a CDS encoding SusC/RagA family TonB-linked outer membrane protein codes for MQQEKQVNGSTLHVVLISDSKALNEVVVTALGITKEKKTLVYSTQTVSTEELTKARELNVVNSLSGKVAGLDVVRSSSGLGGSSRITLRGDRSISGNNQALMVVDGVPIDNSGAQATRVNDGRDAGDGASSINPDDIESINVLKGASATALYGSRASNGAIIITTKKGKQRKGVGISYTGGLQIEKPVFLQKFQTEYGQGASGIFSASGEQSWGPKLDGRMVPTWSKDPADAGKTNAYVAHPNNYRDFYTNGTNLVNSIALNAGTEQAQVYFSYTNTDATGIVDNNKLKRHNFNLRASGKLGERFTADIKATYLNQDIANRPAVGGSSDNPNFSIYRVPINIAPEDLLNYDYVTGSGFLRQNYWNPGATAAANPYWAKNRNLADEERNRLTGFAALTYKILPSLSVMLRSGIDRYTDNGEFKWYNDTYIIAPSGNYQLSTRDVREINHDFLFSYNKTLSPDFTLSANFGGNIQKNNIVTTGIRNNSLIIENLFTVGNTNGSTPTRSIYQKEKQALYATADLSYKNYLTLTATGRNDWSSTLPKENNSYFFPSVGLSALISEMFKLPDLISFVKLRGSFAQTGNDADPYNLSQTYTSFQGGNSVTIGRDANKPIPGLKPELTTAQEFGLETKFLNNRLGLDFTWYNSNSKNQLLAITLPAGSGWAGQYINAGNIKNDGIELTLNGTPVKSKDFKWDIAVNYAKNNNKVLEISPTLNEFLLTTGGDFMNTVKIVKGKPFGELYSRGYVRNANGQIIVDANGLPVISGAQDVYVGNTRPDWMGSVINRFSYKNFFTSFVISARMGGVVSSFTNANIYADGVAAKTAENRDGFIFDGVFADGSKNNKQITAEQYWKKVGGRNTPAGEVFTYDASNIRLREFVLGYNLSGKLLNGKPFQSASISVTGRNLFFLLNRADGFDPEQVIGSGNATVGIEAFSPPTTRSFGVSLNLTF; via the coding sequence ATACAACAAGAAAAACAAGTGAATGGCAGCACTTTACATGTTGTATTGATCAGCGATAGCAAAGCATTGAATGAAGTAGTAGTTACTGCATTAGGTATTACTAAAGAAAAGAAAACCCTGGTATATTCTACCCAAACGGTAAGTACCGAGGAACTCACCAAAGCGAGGGAATTGAACGTAGTGAACTCCCTTTCAGGAAAGGTAGCAGGGCTTGATGTGGTCCGCTCCTCATCAGGTTTAGGTGGCTCGTCAAGAATAACTTTACGTGGCGACCGTTCTATCAGTGGCAATAACCAGGCGCTGATGGTGGTAGATGGTGTACCTATTGACAATTCCGGTGCCCAGGCAACCCGGGTTAATGACGGCAGAGATGCAGGAGATGGCGCATCAAGCATCAATCCAGATGATATCGAATCCATCAACGTTTTAAAAGGTGCTTCAGCTACGGCCTTATACGGAAGCAGGGCTTCTAACGGGGCAATTATCATTACCACAAAAAAAGGCAAACAACGTAAAGGCGTAGGCATCAGCTATACAGGTGGCCTGCAAATAGAAAAACCTGTTTTTTTACAGAAATTCCAAACCGAATACGGTCAGGGTGCTTCAGGAATTTTCAGTGCGTCGGGCGAACAAAGCTGGGGACCAAAACTTGACGGGAGAATGGTACCAACCTGGAGTAAAGACCCCGCCGATGCCGGAAAAACTAATGCCTATGTTGCTCACCCAAATAATTATAGAGATTTTTATACCAATGGAACCAACCTGGTAAACAGCATTGCTTTAAATGCTGGCACAGAGCAGGCACAGGTTTATTTCTCTTATACCAATACCGATGCAACAGGTATTGTAGACAACAACAAATTGAAGCGGCATAATTTTAACTTAAGGGCCAGCGGAAAACTTGGGGAACGGTTTACTGCGGATATCAAAGCGACCTACCTGAACCAGGATATCGCAAACCGCCCAGCCGTTGGTGGCAGTAGCGACAACCCCAACTTTAGCATTTACCGCGTACCAATTAATATAGCCCCGGAAGATCTGTTGAATTATGATTATGTTACTGGTTCAGGCTTTTTGCGCCAAAACTACTGGAACCCGGGTGCTACAGCTGCCGCCAATCCATATTGGGCAAAAAACCGCAACCTTGCTGATGAGGAAAGGAACAGATTAACCGGCTTTGCGGCATTAACCTATAAAATTTTACCATCGTTAAGCGTGATGCTGCGTTCTGGTATAGACAGATATACAGATAATGGAGAATTTAAATGGTATAACGACACCTATATTATTGCACCATCAGGCAATTACCAGTTGAGCACAAGAGATGTAAGAGAGATCAACCACGATTTTCTATTCTCTTACAACAAGACCCTCTCGCCTGATTTTACTTTAAGTGCCAATTTTGGTGGCAATATCCAAAAAAACAACATTGTCACTACAGGGATCAGAAACAATAGTCTGATCATTGAAAATTTATTTACAGTAGGCAATACCAATGGTTCAACCCCAACCAGAAGTATTTATCAGAAAGAAAAACAGGCACTTTATGCAACAGCCGATCTGAGCTATAAAAATTATTTAACCTTAACTGCTACAGGCAGAAACGATTGGTCATCAACTCTGCCAAAAGAAAACAACAGTTACTTTTTCCCATCGGTAGGTCTTAGTGCCCTTATTTCTGAAATGTTCAAACTGCCTGACCTTATCAGCTTTGTGAAATTACGGGGCTCTTTTGCCCAAACAGGTAACGATGCTGACCCTTATAACCTGAGCCAAACCTACACTTCATTTCAGGGTGGTAACAGTGTTACCATTGGCCGGGATGCCAACAAACCAATACCTGGACTAAAACCCGAATTAACTACGGCCCAGGAATTTGGTTTAGAAACCAAATTTTTAAACAACCGTTTGGGACTGGATTTCACCTGGTACAACAGCAACTCTAAAAATCAATTGCTGGCCATAACACTACCAGCAGGTTCTGGCTGGGCCGGCCAATACATCAATGCCGGTAACATTAAAAACGATGGTATAGAGCTTACCTTAAATGGTACGCCAGTAAAATCCAAAGATTTTAAATGGGACATAGCTGTTAACTACGCTAAAAACAACAATAAAGTATTAGAGATATCTCCTACCCTGAATGAGTTTTTACTGACCACCGGGGGCGATTTCATGAACACAGTTAAAATAGTAAAAGGCAAACCTTTTGGCGAATTGTATAGCCGTGGCTATGTGCGCAATGCAAATGGGCAAATTATTGTAGATGCAAATGGTCTTCCTGTAATTAGCGGCGCCCAGGACGTATATGTAGGTAATACCCGCCCCGATTGGATGGGTAGCGTGATCAACAGGTTTTCGTACAAAAACTTTTTCACCAGCTTTGTCATCAGTGCCCGTATGGGTGGTGTGGTATCCTCATTTACCAATGCCAATATCTATGCAGATGGTGTAGCCGCAAAAACCGCTGAAAACCGCGATGGCTTTATATTTGATGGTGTATTTGCGGATGGCAGCAAAAATAACAAACAGATTACTGCAGAGCAGTACTGGAAAAAAGTGGGAGGAAGAAACACACCTGCCGGCGAGGTTTTCACCTACGATGCATCTAACATCCGTTTAAGAGAGTTTGTATTGGGCTATAACCTGAGTGGCAAACTTTTAAATGGCAAACCTTTCCAGTCGGCAAGTATTTCGGTAACAGGGCGTAACCTGTTCTTTTTGCTGAACCGTGCCGATGGTTTTGATCCTGAGCAGGTAATTGGAAGTGGAAATGCCACTGTAGGTATCGAAGCTTTTTCTCCGCCAACCACACGCTCATTCGGTGTATCGCTAAATCTTACTTTTTAA
- a CDS encoding SusD/RagB family nutrient-binding outer membrane lipoprotein, with translation MKTFNIKHILCFLMITGTLSSCTKNFEELNTDGTKISTIDNATLEYIFSAAQYRGTFGPNTTNAGATPFQRFANRYSDAQAQYFSNTSQSAESDRNVMVGNWLNDGWTHFYSNANAQLSVVMEQTKDGGALQDPIKYAIAKVWKVFMFMPVTDNWGAIPYTQAGNGSTEVLYDSQEDIYKDFFKLLKEANATLSAYSGTTRYFEKGDLIYGGDVKKWTKFCNSLWLRAAMRVSKKAPDLARQQAEAAIAAAGGMITTNADNALMKTSLTTPHLTASISNFSEFRMSAAMESVLKGYNDPRLQKFFDPTSTGAYKGIRNGLSQVQIGIAQNNVANNSNINSSFGFANRGVTPYTIFTASETLFLLAEAKLNNWTAGTGTAQSYYQQGIDASMAQWGVTDPTIINTYKSGTSTPAALGDIYNTPAMAGSPVAFGSTEAVQREQIGTQKWLALYPYGLEAWAEVRRTGFPRLYPRLNSDNTDAPANDPGSVKRLTYPPIEASANAGGLASGLSKLGGPDKVTTRLWWNP, from the coding sequence ATGAAAACATTCAACATCAAACATATATTATGTTTTTTAATGATTACAGGAACTTTAAGCTCCTGCACCAAAAATTTCGAGGAGTTAAATACAGATGGCACCAAAATTTCAACCATTGACAATGCAACACTCGAGTACATATTTTCTGCAGCGCAATATCGCGGCACATTTGGCCCCAATACAACTAATGCCGGCGCTACCCCTTTCCAGCGGTTTGCAAACCGTTATTCAGATGCACAAGCTCAATATTTCTCCAACACCTCACAATCTGCCGAATCGGACAGAAATGTGATGGTAGGTAACTGGCTTAATGATGGATGGACGCATTTTTATAGCAATGCCAATGCCCAGCTCAGTGTGGTAATGGAACAAACCAAGGATGGAGGCGCACTTCAGGACCCTATAAAATACGCGATTGCCAAAGTATGGAAAGTGTTTATGTTTATGCCTGTAACAGATAACTGGGGTGCCATCCCTTACACTCAGGCAGGTAACGGCAGCACCGAAGTATTGTACGATAGCCAGGAAGACATTTATAAAGATTTCTTTAAATTGCTGAAAGAAGCCAATGCTACCTTATCGGCCTATAGCGGTACTACCAGATATTTCGAAAAAGGTGATCTGATTTATGGTGGTGACGTAAAGAAATGGACTAAATTCTGTAATTCACTTTGGCTGAGGGCCGCTATGCGGGTATCTAAAAAGGCACCTGATCTGGCCCGTCAACAGGCAGAAGCTGCTATTGCCGCTGCTGGCGGGATGATCACTACTAACGCAGATAATGCGCTGATGAAGACGAGCTTAACCACTCCACATCTTACGGCTTCCATTTCAAATTTTAGCGAGTTCCGTATGAGTGCTGCTATGGAAAGTGTATTAAAAGGCTATAACGACCCCCGTTTGCAAAAGTTTTTTGACCCAACCAGCACAGGGGCTTACAAAGGTATCAGAAATGGATTGTCGCAAGTGCAAATTGGTATTGCACAAAACAACGTTGCCAACAATAGCAATATCAATTCTTCATTTGGTTTCGCTAACCGTGGTGTAACGCCATATACAATTTTTACCGCATCAGAAACCTTATTTTTATTAGCCGAGGCTAAGCTGAACAACTGGACTGCAGGAACAGGTACAGCACAAAGCTATTATCAGCAAGGCATTGATGCTTCCATGGCACAATGGGGCGTAACAGATCCTACGATCATTAATACTTACAAATCCGGCACAAGCACACCAGCAGCCCTGGGAGACATTTACAATACACCTGCAATGGCGGGCAGTCCGGTTGCTTTTGGCAGCACTGAAGCAGTACAACGGGAACAGATTGGTACTCAAAAATGGCTGGCACTTTATCCATATGGACTAGAGGCCTGGGCAGAAGTAAGAAGAACAGGTTTCCCCAGATTATATCCCCGCTTAAACTCTGACAATACAGATGCACCGGCTAATGACCCAGGCAGTGTTAAAAGACTCACCTATCCTCCTATCGAAGCCTCTGCCAATGCCGGTGGCTTGGCATCGGGACTTAGTAAGCTAGGTGGCCCAGATAAAGTGACGACCAGGTTATGGTGGAATCCTTAA
- a CDS encoding sulfatase, whose amino-acid sequence MILRTQTIQIISFLGLVTMGFQVLAQKQEKPNVLFIAVDDLKPILGCYGDRLIKTPNIDRLAKMGTVFKSNYCQQAVCGPTRASIMTGMRPDITKVWDLKTKMRDMNPDILTIPQYFASQGYSTQAIGKIYDPRCVDEDLDKPSWTVPHYRTDKKYYAASTGQPVLNYYQGKEIKSLVEKRRAEAKGKIITDQELLATIKPSVECVDVPDQAYIDGANILQAKDILTTLQKKSQPFFFAVGFAKPHLPFNAPKKYWDLYQREDMPVAAFQEKSKNAVDVAYHNSGELRAYSDIPDLLSFTDQKSYGLTLPIAKQKELIHGYYAAVSYVDAQVGILLNALDSLGLSKNTVIVLWGDHGWHLGDHNLWCKHSDFEQATRSPLIFSAPGIKSSATTSLSEFVDVFPTLCNLAGIPVPQHLEGTSLVPLMRNPASSIKEFAISQYPRSSNAVETQRMTDASAKVMGYSLRTKRYRYTIWMENFRSNQAFKATAVVGDELYDYQKDPLEKINVVKDRNYALIAKSLKDKMIRYFHSKEKP is encoded by the coding sequence ATGATTTTAAGAACTCAGACCATTCAGATCATCTCTTTTTTAGGGCTGGTTACCATGGGTTTTCAGGTACTTGCTCAAAAGCAGGAGAAGCCAAACGTATTGTTTATCGCTGTTGATGACCTGAAGCCTATTTTAGGTTGTTATGGCGATCGGTTGATTAAAACACCCAATATAGACCGGTTGGCAAAAATGGGTACGGTTTTTAAAAGCAACTATTGCCAGCAGGCAGTTTGCGGTCCAACCAGAGCGAGTATCATGACCGGAATGCGCCCTGATATAACCAAAGTATGGGATTTGAAAACAAAGATGAGGGATATGAATCCTGATATTCTGACCATCCCGCAATACTTTGCCAGTCAGGGATACTCCACGCAGGCTATCGGTAAGATATATGATCCAAGATGTGTGGATGAGGATTTAGATAAACCAAGCTGGACCGTTCCACATTACAGAACAGATAAAAAATATTATGCTGCCTCTACCGGACAGCCTGTTTTAAATTATTATCAGGGAAAAGAGATTAAATCACTGGTTGAAAAACGCAGGGCTGAGGCTAAAGGAAAGATCATAACCGATCAGGAATTGTTGGCTACGATCAAACCATCGGTAGAATGTGTGGATGTACCCGATCAGGCATATATTGACGGAGCCAACATCCTGCAGGCAAAGGATATTTTAACAACACTCCAAAAGAAAAGCCAACCCTTCTTTTTTGCCGTAGGCTTTGCCAAACCTCATTTGCCCTTTAATGCACCGAAGAAATACTGGGACCTGTATCAGCGGGAGGATATGCCGGTTGCAGCGTTTCAGGAAAAATCTAAAAATGCAGTGGATGTAGCTTACCACAATTCGGGGGAACTCAGGGCTTATTCAGATATTCCGGATTTATTATCTTTTACTGATCAGAAAAGCTATGGGCTAACTTTACCCATAGCTAAACAAAAAGAACTGATACATGGATACTATGCAGCGGTTTCTTATGTAGATGCACAGGTAGGCATCTTATTAAATGCCCTGGACTCACTGGGTTTAAGTAAAAACACGGTCATTGTACTTTGGGGCGACCACGGATGGCATTTAGGCGATCATAACCTTTGGTGCAAACATTCCGATTTTGAACAGGCCACCCGTAGCCCTTTGATCTTTTCAGCTCCAGGTATTAAATCCTCCGCCACTACTTCCCTTTCAGAATTTGTAGATGTTTTTCCTACGCTTTGCAATTTAGCCGGTATTCCGGTGCCCCAGCATTTAGAGGGTACCAGTCTGGTTCCATTGATGCGAAATCCTGCCTCTTCGATAAAGGAATTTGCGATCAGCCAGTATCCCCGAAGTTCAAATGCTGTGGAAACACAACGAATGACAGACGCTTCAGCGAAGGTTATGGGTTATTCACTTCGCACAAAAAGATATCGTTACACGATATGGATGGAGAATTTCAGGAGTAACCAGGCATTTAAGGCTACCGCTGTTGTTGGTGATGAATTGTATGATTATCAGAAGGACCCGCTTGAAAAAATAAATGTAGTGAAGGATAGAAATTATGCACTGATCGCCAAAAGTTTAAAGGATAAAATGATCAGGTATTTTCATAGTAAAGAAAAGCCGTAA